ATACCATCTTCTTCtgccttaatcctcctcataatttttgcatcatcagcaaacatttaaagggacgagtctattccctctatacgagtctgtgtgtatgtgtattcacctagttgtgcttgcgtgggttgagctctgctctttcgacccgcctctcaactgtcaatcaatcaacagttactaactactaattattttttctacacacacacacacacaggaaatagatcgtagcagctgtaactcacaggtacctatttactgctagcgtgaacagacgcatcagggtgaaagaaactctgcctatttgtttccgcctccaccgtggACCGaatccggaaccttaggactacgaatccaaagcgctgtccactcagctgtcaggcccccatcctgtttgcttcctgtgtgtgtgtgtgtgtgtgtgtatgtgtgtgtgtgtgtgtgtgtgtatgtgtgtgtgtgtgtgtgtgtgtgtgtgtgtgtgtgtgtgtgtgtgtgtgtgtgtgtgtgtgtgtgtgtgttcactggtgAATGTCATTATTCTCTTCCTGAATGTAACATCATTTTTGCCTTTGAAGTTCTTTACAGAAGCTGCTTCAACATCCGTTTTATCCGTTCTATAACTTTAAATTCTTACGCATAACAAAATATTCCTGACGTCAATGATTTGTTCGGACCTTTCCAGTCATCGTCGATGTCTCATCGCTTCAGTATTTGCTGTGTTGGGTTGCTTTTTATTCATCTTTTATTTCCCTCAGAATATTGTAATTTGCTATTATGTTTCGTCTATTCCTCGTGTCCTCTACTGTTGGGGGATCCAGTTCTACCACCCGAGTCATAATGCGTATCTCTTCACTTTCCCTTAGTTTGATTTTCTGTGGAGATTCCATGACAGAGATGCATACTCAGAAGCGAGTCTCACATACGTTGTATTTGGTATTCCGAAGAATTCCTAATTTAGGTTTCCTAAGGCCACCCGGACATTTGCCAGTTTTTAATGTGTTGTAAAAGTTGTCTACTGTGTGCCTCCGATGTCGGGCTAGCGGTCATGTCCTCACCTCCGTCATTATCACCAGCATCTTATTAACCATTATCATCGTATTCCCCCATTCTCTATATCTCCTATGCTTCCGTCTTGTGGGTCCGGGGCTTGACCCACATCTAGGATCCAGCACTTAAGCTGCAAGACGCCATCTTTGGAACTAATTggcttcccccttcctcccctctccttcaGCGCTCCCCTACCTCAGTTCCCcctcagtgcccccccccccacttctccaTGTCAGCTTGTCCTATCCTCAACCTTCCCCAACACACACCTCGCTCCTCTCTTCCGGACATCTCCACCCCCCACAGCTATAGTCATCCCCTCAACCCGAGTTCGATTTCCAGACAGGGCGAGCGTTCTTTTGGACACGTTTCCATACCGCTGATGCATGTGTTCATGAAGAAGTAAACAGGTATCCGGAGGCTTGGATACTTGAAAGTTGCATGCCGCCGCCTCCGGAGGACAGTGACAAGAACCCACAAACAATTTAGGATCACCATGCGTGCGATCTCAAGGACTGCACCAGGCCTTGAGCCTTCCGTCGTTAAGATTATTGACCTTAAAATAATTATCACCTTAAAGTTGACGCAGTCTTAACGGGTCAAATCTTttgaaagaaaaaaattacaaaattCGTAAAGTCTCGCAAGGAAAATGTTTTGAACTTCTGTATATAAAAGGTTACGAAAATCTCTTGACTCGACTCTACAAGCTTTCACTTGGAGAGTAATAGTGTTGCGTAATTTTGTGTTAGCGCGGGAGGGAGCCCATGTGGTTACGGACACGCGTGACGGAGTCAGGAGAGattaaagttagattaggttattgaGGCGATTTAGGAGCGACCACTCTGAAAGAGgtatattaaatgaacaaatgtgtagtgtagtgttaagTATATTAAATATTCTGAGAGAAGATAACAAATATACAGTGTGAAGTATTTCAGCTGACTGTATTGTCTGAAAAGCTGCGGTAGTTTAGAACTTTTCATCAAGCTGCTCCTTAAGATGTGAATGGCTTGTAGAGGCCGAGGAAAAGTATTAGAGAAATACGAAATTTTGGTCCTTGTCCTTGATGGTTCAATAGGAAACACCCTCGCCTAGCTCTTCTGGAACGACTTGGTCTGGGTTAtagtcctggccagggaggattgactaggcaccgatCCTTAACTattcgcctctgttcacccagcagtaattgggtacctggttgttaaccaattggcgggtcgtgttccaggaaaAATGAAtgtgtaaggcttaccatgagctatgggaagggaaagctctcagcctgctaacaggagtctaaCGGCGGTGGTCCAAGGCTACGACCGCTGGGCTCCTGTGTCGCCTCCTACATCCACCCTCCCAGTCTCCTTCACCCAACCTTCATACATCCCCTCCTATCCCTGTACATCACTCACCCTTCTCGTCCCTACCCCCAGGAGACGGACAGCGTGAGGTTGGAGGCCAATATACGCTGGGCCGACGTGTTCATCCTCATGTACTCcgtgacagacaagtgcagcttcgACGACTGCAATAGACTCAAGTTCCTCATCAACTATAACAAGCGGAAGAGGCGCATTCCCAGCCCGACCTCTAAGGTGGGTGGTaagggtgtggggagtgtggatgGGTACGGGTGTTTACGGGTTGAGGATTGAGGTCTTTAAGAATGGACTGGTTTGTGACGGATCAATCCACACTACTACTTGTACCCACACCAATCTACCTCTACTGTCTACTTACCAAAGTAGACAGTAGAGGTAGATTGGTGTGGGTAGAAGAGGGGGCGAGGGCGGGAAGGGGAATTTCGACAAGTGGGAGTGTAGgatggaattatcaggagaaagcaccaagccattagactatatagcacttggaagggttcaggataaggatttgggataggatgggaggaaaggaatgatgcccaaccatttggacggtcggggattgaacgccgacctgcatgaagcgagaccgtcgctctattgaATGTTTTATTGGGTGTTTCTCTTTACTTTTTTTTACACTCACTGTGTAAGTACAGTTTGATCACGCCAGAGTTGAGGTCAGTACCAGACGTGACACAAAAGTTGTAGGATACGGCTGGCTCCTGACCAATAAGGTGAAGGTTTATGTATAGATATTTCTTTTTAGTCGCTTGTCGAGTCTTTAGGAGTTAGTGGATGTACAGAGACATCTACCGGGACTTCGCCGCATATCTCTAGCCATTTTTTATATTCTCTCTCGCCATCCTTCTCCCTCTCACCTTGGTCTTTGGGTCCCTAGGACGGATCGTGGGAAGTGCCGGTGGTCCTGGTGGGGAATAAGAAGGACCAGGGAGGCGACAGGATGGTGGCCACAGAGGAGGGCTTCAAGCGCACCAGAGACATCGGCTGCCACGCTTTCCACGAGATCTCCGTCAGGGAGAGCATTGAAGAGGTGAGTAATGGTGAGTGAACGAGTCACTGATCCCTACCCGAAGGTGTGTAATGTCACCTGTACTTCCTGAGTTAAAGAGAGATGGTGACTACTATGCACCAGCAGGCGAGCAGTGCACTGGGCTCTCCACCCACTCCAGTGCCCCCACGAACTGATCCAGTTTAAGAAGTCCCTTTTAATACTCTGCGCCTCTACCGCCCTCTTCAGTCCCTCGTTGGAACAGCAGCAAAACCCTTACTCAAATCCGGATACATAATATCGTAATCTTCAAATACGCTGGAAAAGAATGAGATGAGTGCAAATTTGCGAAACACGATCAAAGTGCGTCTTATATTTCTCGTGATTACAAATGGAATTTGCGATTATCGCTTTAAACAATTTACATGTATGTTCCAGTGATATTTCTGCTTTTTAGACCATTTGCAACCATCCGCAACAGGAACAGATGTCAATTCTAACGAGTTCTTAAATATTCTGGACAAGCGTTGATTAAACTCTCCGAGGCCTAGAGACATTTTATGTGTTTTCAAACGCCTTCGCTAATATTTAATTACCATATATGCTCCCATTTATGTTAGGTTTAATGAGATCCCCGCTATAATGAAATCCCCGCTAGGACCAACTGCtaacctttcccaggatgcagccAACAGGttacctaactcccaggtatctatttaatgCTAAGTTAACcgaagcatcaggtgaaaggaattgCAAATACTCACGCTTTATCTTAAATGCTCACGCTCTCTCCTGCCCTCCTACTCGCTCCCACTCTCTCATGCACTCACACTCGCTCTCACGCTCTCTCATGTACTCAGACTCGCTCTCACACTCTCATGCCCTCATACTCGCCCCCACGTTCTCTCACGTACTCCTACTGGCTCCCACGCAGGTGTCTCTGGTATTCGAGGACGCAGTTCGGTACTGGCGGGAGGTTGTCAAAACGCCCAAGCTTCGTCGTGCCTCATCTGACCTGCATGACCTTCCTGGCGACCCCCACAAGGCTCTCCACCCACCCGTCAGTGTCCCAGGTGAGTCAGTGTCCCTGGTGAGCCAGGTGAGTCAGTGTTCCCGGTGAGGCAGTGTTCCGTCTTTATACCAGGTCTCTATTTACAAGAAATTTCAGTTTACCAAGGATAAATTTGCCCGCTTTCACCTTGGCAACAGTGTTTGCATAGCCTCGCTTCATCATATAAGCCATTGGATGCAGTGTCCATGTTCTTGTGCAAGCAAACTTGCGCTTAAATTTTTAGGATTCTGCGCTAAATATACACTAATACTGTATTTGTATGAAGGGTTTATTTACATAATGTTATGCTTTTACGGATAGGGAAGTGTTGCATGCCATTCATAATATGTACCTGAACCTATATCACTCTCAACTGTATTGTAAGATAGAACTTTCAATAATGATCCAGTATATGTTAAACCTACTTGTAGTCTGTAAACTATTGTGCATTATATTTGTGGTGATGTGAAACTTGACCTTGTTTAATGACTCGTTCACATTCTCTAAAATCCTAAACATTATAGCCACTGttagtgcatgtgtgtgtgatcATTGTCGTCTTTAAGGTGGCTAGGCTACCTGCCATCTGTAATGAACATCTATGATGCATGTCACTTGCCAGTGTCACGTGTCCAAGAGGCAGTGAGGCCTCATGCAGTAACCAAACCCCAGCTTCCAAAAATGATAAGTTCTTATAGCCACTATGGAGGGACTATACAAAATATGAGCCTTCAAGCAAAGAAATTTCACTTGTTTGTACCATTTGCAATAATAATAGCCTAACCATGAACCTAGGCCTTGTATATGCACTATTAAGGTTAGTAAAATTAGTTCATATGCTTACTAGGCCTAggaaaggttaggtttggttgtggCCTACTTTCTCGAGACCCCTTACAAAATCACTAGCAGAAAACTTGTATATTTTTTTGGGTGTAACCATTCATATTTTGACCAGTCCATAATTGCTATTTGGTATTATCTTTCTCTGAGAACAGGTTGTTCTTGGAGAACAGGCTGCAATAAACCTGTGTGTGTGACATGTCTCTGTGATCTTTAGCAGGTTCCCCAGTGTTCTCCCGCTCCTACGCCACCCGCACCAGCCACAGACTAGCAATACgctcccacacccaccctgtCTCCCCCAGCCTCGCCCCCGTCAACCTTCCTGTAGCGCCCCCTTACTACCGTCAACTTCCCTACACCTGCCGTCACTTCAGCTGACCATTGCAACATGACCTGACCGTCTGTGACAACATAATAATAATCCACCTTGCTACTGCGGCTTGAAATAGCGCTCAATAGTTCATTCCTGTCACCCGCCAAAATTTTTTCCATTCCCCACATGTTGAGTTGCCACTAAAGCTGACCTTAATATTCACATTCGACAAAAAAGGCTATAGGTGaccttttttttgtaaattattgAACGACTTTCCCAAATGTTGCAGTAATATCACTATTATCATTGAAAGAAAACCAAATGTTACTAGGGATAACTTTCATATGttcttcagaaacctaagtatatGCGAATTTTTAGATATCATTGCTCATTCGTGCTTTTATTAATGTATAATATGTAATTTTAAGTAACCGTTAAAACAACTGACCTCAGTAACTCCCCCACCACCCTAGTGTAATCTTTTAACCTCAGGAAACTCGTAGTATAATTAtataagggtcccggtagtacagtcgggttcgttctcgacgcacaatcgagaatttcgggttcgaatcccgggcgggacagaaatagttgggcacatttcctgtcACCTAATGCGCCCTGTTTACTTAGCAgcaagtaggtacccaggagttagtcagcgtaTTGTGGGGTTGCACCGTggacggggtcagtaattcgaccctaaAAGGGGAGGGCGGAGGGACCTtcgataaaagcctaacgtgtaagaatacactctggcttcctgtcccccgacccaGTGAATTATTACTTATTCTTAGTTCACTTGACCTCAGTCCACTTACTATTCTTACAGTAATCCTATACGTTTTTGTGCCTTCGTTTGACCCCCAATCCTAAGTAATTACCTGAAGCCTTAATGACCTTATTCCTATTGAATAATGTGACCtcagttaaaaaaaaagaaagtCCTGTGATGCTTCACTTGACATTCAGTGCTCATGGTTACCTCGGCTGACCTCCATCAGTATTCAGTGTCCTCACCTGACCTCACTCGAAATCCAGCAACTATTGATATAGCTTTCATGCCCAGAAAACCTTTAATTAGGAGACTTACCTCccagttggggaggggggatgtgttTTTCAACAACAggccaggggagggagggagggtctcTCAATAACAGGCTCTCTCTCAACAACAGGTCAGGGGGAGAACTCTCGGCAACAGGTCAGAGGGAGTGCTCTCTACAACAGGCCAGGGAAGGAAGGTGGGGCTCTCAACAAcaggacaagggggggggggggtaggactcAACAAGAGGCCAGGTGGAAGGGACAAGAAGAAGCCTTGACTTACGCCATGTGACTCCTTCACTTTTGagcgacttttttgacgtttaaaAATACTTTGCAGCCTCTTGAACCGTTATACCTGTGACTGGCGTTAGTTGTCCTCAGCACTAGGGTATGTGTGACCCCAATACCCATCAGTGTGACCCCAGTACTCATCAATGTGACCCCAGGACATTGGCCAGTGTGATCCTGTAAGGCCCAGCACGTTCCGGTGTAGCCTTCCTCGTCTCAGTGTGACCTGGTAGGTGCTAGTGTGACCTGGTAGGTGCTAGTGTAAACCAGTATCGTCCCATCAAGACGCAGCATGACGCAGCGTGCATCACTAATATTCAGTAAGCTCAAGTATGGACCGGCGTAGTATTAAGTCAAGCATATTCCTGTATAATTATCTCTCAGTGTTCCTGCATGTTATACCGCTACTCAGCATGTCTCAGTGTTCCTCTAACCAGCACGCTGTAGTGACAATGTTCCAACTAACCTAGCATACAGAATGTTAACCTGACTTatcctaaactaacctaatctgCACAACAAACTAGCTAACCTATCGTAGCTGATACGGTACTAATTAGTAGGAGGTAACGTGAATTTgtcggttgattgattgatgaagattaagccacccaaaaggtggcacgggcatgaatagcccgtaagtggtggcccttttgagccattaccagtattaaaagctgatactggagatctgtggaggtgcgaatgcaccctgcatgacgggagatgtctcctttgtgaatgtgttaagatgaagatgaagccacccaaaaggtagcacgggcatgaatagctcgtaagtggtggcccttttgagccattaccagtatcaatagaagatactggagatctgtggaggcgcgactgcaccctgcgtgacgggacatGTCTCCCGTGACTGatcaagatgatgatgatgatgaagattaagccacccaaaaggtggcacaggcatgaatagcccgtaagtggtggccattttaagccattaccagtatcaagacctgatactggagatctgtggaggtgcgaatgcaccctgcatgatgggagatgtctcccttgtgaatgtgttaagatgaagatgaagccacccaataggtggcacgggcatgaattggtaagtggtggcccttttgagccatcaccagtatcaattgatgatactggagatctgtggaggtgcgactgcacccagcgtgacgggagatgtctcccgtgttttaaacagatgaagaagatgaagatgaagccacccaaaagatggcacgggcatgaatagctcgtaagtggtggccctttcgagccatcaccagtatcaaatgCTGATACTGGagttctgtggaggtgcaagtgcactctgcgtgacgggagatgtctcccatgaatgtgtccaagatgacgattaaaccatcgaaaaggtggcttgggcatgaatagccgataagtggtggcccttttgagccatttccagtatcaatagatgatactggagatctgtggaggtgcaactgcaccctgcgtgacgggagatgtctcccggaccaagtgtgtggAATTTGTCGGTGATTAAAACACTAAAGCACCGGAATTCTGACGCCGTGGTCTATAGCGTACAAAGTGAGGTGCATCAAATGTGAAATTGTGCTGTAGGCTCTAATTTGACTAAAATGCACTGAATAATTCATATGGTCGAagagtatgtatgtatatatgtatattatatatatatatacatacatatatatatatagattgtaGGTCAATTGTAGGCCTGAGTCAATTGTTGTGGgggattgcatcctggggagggtcagtaattcaaccataggggacctcgatataagcataaagtatatacatacacaggctCCCTATCCC
The DNA window shown above is from Procambarus clarkii isolate CNS0578487 chromosome 82, FALCON_Pclarkii_2.0, whole genome shotgun sequence and carries:
- the LOC123764338 gene encoding ras-related and estrogen-regulated growth inhibitor isoform X1; translation: MSSPKSPKSALSKIGLGRPRPLRILVLGQAGVGKSALVVRYITRRYIGEYDPCLERVYPHAAVIDGETLALEILDSAGQSHETDSVRLEANIRWADVFILMYSVTDKCSFDDCNRLKFLINYNKRKRRIPSPTSKDGSWEVPVVLVGNKKDQGGDRMVATEEGFKRTRDIGCHAFHEISVRESIEEVSLVFEDAVRYWREVVKTPKLRRASSDLHDLPGDPHKALHPPVSVPGSPVFSRSYATRTSHRLAIRSHTHPVSPSLAPVNLPVAPPYYRQLPYTCRHFS